A part of Miscanthus floridulus cultivar M001 chromosome 6, ASM1932011v1, whole genome shotgun sequence genomic DNA contains:
- the LOC136459922 gene encoding germin-like protein 1-4, which yields MALMKKLKLPALLLGACFAVVGLLVIAAPAVLAGDPDTLQDICVADYKSLKGPLRVNGFPCKPEANVTADDFFFGGLATAADVYTGNPTGSAVTAADVSAVPGLNTLRVSMARTDYAPWGGVSAPHEHPRATEILFVAEGTLEVSFVATAAGAGGGGRLFTRTVNRGEVFVFPRGVLHFQRSVGAAPAVAISAFDSQMPGTQAAAAALFGAAPPLPTDVLARAFQTDAGVVDGIKSNFSPPK from the exons ATGGCTCTGATGAAGAAGCTCAAGCTCCCCGCCCTTCTCCTCGGCGCCTGCTTCGCCGTCGTCGGCCTCCTCGTGATCGCCGCCCCTGCAGTGCTCGCCGGCGACCCCGACACGCTCCAGGACATCTGCGTCGCCGACTACAAATCCCTCAAGGGGC CGCTGCGTGTGAACGGGTTTCCGTGCAAGCCGGAGGCGAACGTGACGGCGGACGACTTCTTCTTCGGCGGTCTAGCAACGGCGGCGGACGTGTACACGGGCAACCCGACGGGGTCGGCGGTGACTGCGGCGGACGTGTCGGCGGTCCCCGGGCTCAACACGCTGCGCGTATCGATGGCGCGCACCGACTACGCGCCGTGGGGCGGCGTGTCCGCACCGCACGAGCACCCGCGCGCCACGGAGATCCTCTTCGTCGCTGAGGGCACCCTGGAGGTGAGCTTCGTGGCCACCGCCGCGGGCGCGGGGGGCGGCGGGCGGCTCTTCACCCGCACCGTGAACAGGGGCGAGGTGTTTGTCTTCCCGCGCGGCGTCCTGCACTTCCAGCGCAGCGTCGGCGCTGCGCCCGCCGTGGCGATCTCCGCGTTCGACAGCCAGATGCCCGGCACgcaggcggccgccgccgcgctgtTCGGCGCCGCGCCACCGCTGCCCACCGACGTGCTGGCGCGGGCGTTCCAGACTGACGCCGGGGTCGTGGACGGCATCAAGTCCAACTTCTCCCCGCCCAAGTAG
- the LOC136457137 gene encoding F-box protein At3g54460-like isoform X2, which produces MTAAAERRKLSGYLRAVVSIPGGDVAAAASIPPLSPCTLSACGAVALAPLPDDVGTQPRRPRWRAPGVVRLLRTLVANRCVEVEGTLLRVVTRRAGEGKGDGAEVEARAVLLIDVYLPVAAWSGWQFPRSRSAAAAVFKHVSCNWDARKPLLDFDWTSHDNTHCDDRSIWSCTNCHVLGCEDHKIASISNKEKSFDLHEIFKTLPGVRMEKNMQVARIIPDAGALELGIWSVPDDVLHKLLILLKPRDLIRVAATCHHLRTLAASVMPCMKLKLFPHQEAAVEWMLKREQNVHVLAHPLYKEFCTEDGFPFYINVISAEISTGDAPTINDFCGGMFCDEPGLGKTVTTLSLILKTQGTMAYPPQGVDVSWCMHKPDKKCGYYELSASCSSNRNSSSSVSKKLLGEDVITDYQSPDDSVCSTRSSRKRGRLLSPDPTKVMLHAAIDNSPSSSHSKVHSMPATHTLKFTKNSRQVRKNLMDAYSDVSVGNKRKIGTSSELSETWVQCDACRKWRRLSDGTSLDSTTVWFCTLNTDPTRQKCTAPEESWDFKRKITYLPGFYKKNSLPGNEENVTFFTNILKDNVTMINSETKKALLWLAKLSPTKLLEMEFVGLTRPVLDTRATTGKGARPYYKIFQAFGLVRKIEKGVTRWYYPSMLDDLSFDSAALGAALEKPLDSTRFYLSTATLIVVPANLIDHWTTQIQRHVSLDTLNVFVWGDHKKPSAHNLAWGYDIVITTFSRLSAEWGPKKRSPLKQIHWFRVILDEGHTLGSSLALTNKLQMAVALVASNRWILTGTPTPNTPTSQVAHLHPMLKFLHDETYGENYQSWDSGIHRPFEAQMEEGRVRLVQLLQRTMISARKADLKNIPPCIKKITYLDFNEGHAKSYNELVVTIRRNILMADWNDPSHVESLLNPKQWKFRATTLKNVRLSCCVAGHIKVAEAGQDIQETMDELVQHGLDPSSDEYQLIRYSLLNGASCVRCRVWCRLPVITPCGHLLCLDCVALDSEKCTLPGCGNHYEMQSPETHARPENPNPKWPVPKDLIELQPSYKQDDWDPDWQSTSSSKVAYLIEKLRSLRETGNNITNSVGHANTPSYQPQAMFDKVIIFSQFLEHIHVIEQQRSALMKFQEDPTCMALVMDGTAALGLDLSFVTHVFLMEPIWDRSMEEQVISRAHRMGATRPIHVETLAMRGTVEEQMLKLLQDSSACRKIVNKGTGSTDNEGGRSHRSLHDFAESSYLLQLSFV; this is translated from the exons ATGACCGCggcggcggagcgccgaaagctCAGCGGCTACCTACGCGCCGTGGTGTCCATCCCCGGCGGGGAcgtcgcggcggcggcgtcgatcCCGCCGCTGTCCCCGTGCACTCTCTCCGCGTGCGGGGCCGTGGCCCTAGCGCCGCTCCCCGACGACGTGGGGACCCAGCCGCGGCGGCCCAGGTGGCGCGCGCCCGGCGTCGTGCGCCTGCTCAGGACGCTCGTGGCGAACCGCTGCGTGGAGGTGGAGGGCACGCTGCTGCGGGTCGTGACCAGGAGGGCCGGGGAAGGGAAAGGGGACGGCGCCGAGGTGGAGGCCAGGGCCGTCCTGCTGATCGACGTCTACTTGCCCGTCGCCGCGTGGTCCGGGTGGCAGTTCCCGCGCTCGcgctccgctgccgccgccgtcttCAAGCATGTCAG TTGCAACTGGGATGCTAGGAAACCTTTGCTTGATTTTGACTGGACTTCTCATGACAATACACACTGTGATGACCGATCCATTTGGAGCTGCACCAATTGTCACGTGCTTGGTTGTGAGGACCATAAGATAGCATCAATATCAAATAAAGAGAAGTCATTTGACCTGCATGAAATCTTCAAGACGCTCCCTGGTGTTAGGATGGAGAAGAACATGCAGGTAGCAAGAATAATACCAGATGCAGGAGCACTGGAACTGGGTATTTGGTCTGTCCCTGACGATGTATTGCATAAATTACTAATTCTACTTAAACCCAGAGATTTGATAAGAGTGGCAGCAACCTGTCATCATCTTAGGACTCTTGCTGCCTCTGTTATGCCTTGCATGAAGCTTAAGCTCTTCCCCCATCAAGAGGCTGCTGTCGAATGGATGTTGAAGAGAGAGCAGAACGTGCATGTCCTAGCACATCCTTTGTACAAGGAATTCTGCACTGAGGATGGTTTCCCATTCTACATAAATGTTATCTCTGCTGAAATATCTACCGGTGATGCTCCAACCATAAATGATTTCTGTGGAGGTATGTTTTGTGATGAACCTGGGTTAGGGAAGACAGTAACCACACTCTCTCTGATTCTGAAAACCCAAGGAACAATGGCGTACCCTCCACAAGGGGTGGATGTGAGTTGGTGCATGCATAAGCCAGATAAAAAATGTGGTTACTATGAATTAAGTGCCAGCTGCTCTTCTAATAGAAACAGCTCTTCGTCTGTGTCAAAAAAGCTTTTGGGGGAGGATGTGATAACAGATTATCAAAGTCCAGATGATTCTGTCTGCAGTACCAGATCTTCAAGAAAGAGAGGTAGGTTACTGAGCCCTGATCCAACTAAGGTAATGTTGCATGCTGCGATCGATAATTCCCCATCATCATCACACAGCAAAGTGCATTCAATGCCAGCTACGCATACACTGAAGTTCACTAAAAACTCGAGACAAGTTAGGAAAAACCTCATGGATGCATACAGCGACGTTTCAGTTGGCAATAAAAGGAAGATTGGCACCAGCTCTGAGCTAAGTGAGACCTGGGTTCAGTGTGATGCTTGCAGAAAGTGGCGAAGGTTATCCGATGGAACAAGTCTTGATTCTACCACAGTGTGGTTTTGCACTTTGAACACTGATCCTACACGACAGAAATGCACTGCCCCGGAGGAATCCTGGGATTTTAAGAGAAAGATAACCTATTTGCCAGGATTTTACAAGAAAAATTCTTTGCCTGGAAATGAAGAAAACGTGACATTTTTCACAAACATATTGAAAGATAATGTTACTATGATCAATTCAGAAACCAAGAAGGCTTTGTTATGGTTAGCAAAACTTTCTCCCACAAAACTTCTTGAGATGGAATTTGTTGGTTTGACTCGACCAGTTCTAGATACACGTGCAACTACTGGCAAGGGTGCTCGTCCATATTACAAGATATTCCAAGCATTTGGCCTTGTGAGAAAGATTGAGAAAGGTGTGACTCGCTGGTACTATCCCTCTATGCTTGATGATTTATCTTTTGATTCGGCGGCACTTGGAGCTGCTCTTGAAAAACCTCTGGATTCAACTAGATTTTATTTATCTACAGCCACATTGATAGTGGTGCCTGCTAACTTAATTGATCACTGGACAACACAGATACAACGTCATGTGTCATTGGATACCCTTAATGTTTTTGTGTGGGGAGACCACAAGAAGCCATCTGCTCACAACCTTGCTTGGGGCTATGACATTGTCATAACCACATTCAGCAGACTAAGTGCAGAATGGGGTCCAAAGAAGAGAAGCCCACTAAAGCAGATCCATTGGTTCAGGGTTATACTGGATGAAGGGCACACACTAGGTTCCAGCCTTGCCCTGACAAACAAGTTACAGATGGCTGTCGCTTTGGTTGCATCAAATAGGTGGATATTAACTGGTACACCTACACCAAATACACCAACTAGTCAGGTTGCTCATCTTCACCCCATGCTTAAGTTTCTTCATGATGAAACTTATGGTGAGAACTACCAGTCATGGGACTCTGGGATCCATAGGCCTTTTGAGGCACAAATGGAAGAGGGACGTGTTCGTCTTGTGCAGCTGCTTCAGAGGACTATGATTAGTGCAAGAAAAGCAGACCTGAAAAATATTCCTCCTTGCATAAAGAAGATAACCTACCTAGACTTCAATGAGGGGCATGCAAAAAGTTACAATGAACTGGTAGTTACTATACGCCGAAATATACTGATGGCTGATTGGAATGACCCTTCTCATGTAGAATCCCTTCTTAACCCCAAGCAGTGGAAATTCCGTGCTACTACTTTGAAGAATGTCCGTTTATCTTGCTGTGTTGCCGGGCACATCAAAGTAGCCGAGGCAGGTCAGGATATACAGGAAACAATGGATGAATTGGTGCAGCATGGCCTTGATCCTTCTTCAGATGAATATCAGTTGATAAGATATTCTCTTTTAAACGGTGCCAGTTGTGTCAG GTGTAGAGTTTGGTGTCGCTTGCCTGTTATCACACCCTGTGGACATCTTTTGTGCCTTGACTGTGTAGCTCTTGATAGTGAAAAATGCACATTACCTGGTTGTGGTAATCATTATGAGATGCAGTCTCCTGAGACTCATGCAAGGCCAGAAAATCCAAACCCAAAGTGGCCAGTGCCTAAGGATCTAATCGAGTTGCAGCCTTCATATAAGCAG GATGATTGGGATCCCGATTGGCAATCAACATCTAGCAGCAAAGTTGCTTATTTGATTGAGAAGCTAAGAAGTCTGCGAGAAACTGGGAATAACATAACCAATAGTGTTGGTCATGCTAATACACCATCTTATCAACCACAGGCAATGTTTGACAAAGTCATAATTTTTTCTCAGTTTCTAGAGCATATTCACGTGATTGAACAGCAG AGAAGTGCACTAATGAAGTTCCAGGAGGACCCAACGTGTATGGCTTTAGTCATGGATGGAACTGCTGCACTGGGGCTTGATTTGAGTTTTGTGACTCATGTTTTTCTCATGGAACCAATATGGGATAGGAG TATGGAGGAACAGGTTATTAGTCGGGCACATCGAATGGGGGCTACGCGTCCAATACATGTCGAAACTTTGGCTATGCGTGGTACTGTTGAAGAGCAAATGCTTAAGCTTCTGCAG GATTCTAGCGCCTGCAGAAAAATAGTGAATAAAGGAACAGGCAGCACTGACAATGAAGGAGGCCGGTCTCATCGGAGCCTCCATGATTTTGCTGAAAGCAGCTATCTGTTGCAACTCAGCTTTGTGTAG
- the LOC136457137 gene encoding F-box protein At3g54460-like isoform X1 has protein sequence MTAAAERRKLSGYLRAVVSIPGGDVAAAASIPPLSPCTLSACGAVALAPLPDDVGTQPRRPRWRAPGVVRLLRTLVANRCVEVEGTLLRVVTRRAGEGKGDGAEVEARAVLLIDVYLPVAAWSGWQFPRSRSAAAAVFKHVSCNWDARKPLLDFDWTSHDNTHCDDRSIWSCTNCHVLGCEDHKIASISNKEKSFDLHEIFKTLPGVRMEKNMQVARIIPDAGALELGIWSVPDDVLHKLLILLKPRDLIRVAATCHHLRTLAASVMPCMKLKLFPHQEAAVEWMLKREQNVHVLAHPLYKEFCTEDGFPFYINVISAEISTGDAPTINDFCGGMFCDEPGLGKTVTTLSLILKTQGTMAYPPQGVDVSWCMHKPDKKCGYYELSASCSSNRNSSSSVSKKLLGEDVITDYQSPDDSVCSTRSSRKRGRLLSPDPTKVMLHAAIDNSPSSSHSKVHSMPATHTLKFTKNSRQVRKNLMDAYSDVSVGNKRKIGTSSELSETWVQCDACRKWRRLSDGTSLDSTTVWFCTLNTDPTRQKCTAPEESWDFKRKITYLPGFYKKNSLPGNEENVTFFTNILKDNVTMINSETKKALLWLAKLSPTKLLEMEFVGLTRPVLDTRATTGKGARPYYKIFQAFGLVRKIEKGVTRWYYPSMLDDLSFDSAALGAALEKPLDSTRFYLSTATLIVVPANLIDHWTTQIQRHVSLDTLNVFVWGDHKKPSAHNLAWGYDIVITTFSRLSAEWGPKKRSPLKQIHWFRVILDEGHTLGSSLALTNKLQMAVALVASNRWILTGTPTPNTPTSQVAHLHPMLKFLHDETYGENYQSWDSGIHRPFEAQMEEGRVRLVQLLQRTMISARKADLKNIPPCIKKITYLDFNEGHAKSYNELVVTIRRNILMADWNDPSHVESLLNPKQWKFRATTLKNVRLSCCVAGHIKVAEAGQDIQETMDELVQHGLDPSSDEYQLIRYSLLNGASCVRCRVWCRLPVITPCGHLLCLDCVALDSEKCTLPGCGNHYEMQSPETHARPENPNPKWPVPKDLIELQPSYKQDDWDPDWQSTSSSKVAYLIEKLRSLRETGNNITNSVGHANTPSYQPQAMFDKVIIFSQFLEHIHVIEQQLTIAGIIYAGMYSPMPLASKRSALMKFQEDPTCMALVMDGTAALGLDLSFVTHVFLMEPIWDRSMEEQVISRAHRMGATRPIHVETLAMRGTVEEQMLKLLQDSSACRKIVNKGTGSTDNEGGRSHRSLHDFAESSYLLQLSFV, from the exons ATGACCGCggcggcggagcgccgaaagctCAGCGGCTACCTACGCGCCGTGGTGTCCATCCCCGGCGGGGAcgtcgcggcggcggcgtcgatcCCGCCGCTGTCCCCGTGCACTCTCTCCGCGTGCGGGGCCGTGGCCCTAGCGCCGCTCCCCGACGACGTGGGGACCCAGCCGCGGCGGCCCAGGTGGCGCGCGCCCGGCGTCGTGCGCCTGCTCAGGACGCTCGTGGCGAACCGCTGCGTGGAGGTGGAGGGCACGCTGCTGCGGGTCGTGACCAGGAGGGCCGGGGAAGGGAAAGGGGACGGCGCCGAGGTGGAGGCCAGGGCCGTCCTGCTGATCGACGTCTACTTGCCCGTCGCCGCGTGGTCCGGGTGGCAGTTCCCGCGCTCGcgctccgctgccgccgccgtcttCAAGCATGTCAG TTGCAACTGGGATGCTAGGAAACCTTTGCTTGATTTTGACTGGACTTCTCATGACAATACACACTGTGATGACCGATCCATTTGGAGCTGCACCAATTGTCACGTGCTTGGTTGTGAGGACCATAAGATAGCATCAATATCAAATAAAGAGAAGTCATTTGACCTGCATGAAATCTTCAAGACGCTCCCTGGTGTTAGGATGGAGAAGAACATGCAGGTAGCAAGAATAATACCAGATGCAGGAGCACTGGAACTGGGTATTTGGTCTGTCCCTGACGATGTATTGCATAAATTACTAATTCTACTTAAACCCAGAGATTTGATAAGAGTGGCAGCAACCTGTCATCATCTTAGGACTCTTGCTGCCTCTGTTATGCCTTGCATGAAGCTTAAGCTCTTCCCCCATCAAGAGGCTGCTGTCGAATGGATGTTGAAGAGAGAGCAGAACGTGCATGTCCTAGCACATCCTTTGTACAAGGAATTCTGCACTGAGGATGGTTTCCCATTCTACATAAATGTTATCTCTGCTGAAATATCTACCGGTGATGCTCCAACCATAAATGATTTCTGTGGAGGTATGTTTTGTGATGAACCTGGGTTAGGGAAGACAGTAACCACACTCTCTCTGATTCTGAAAACCCAAGGAACAATGGCGTACCCTCCACAAGGGGTGGATGTGAGTTGGTGCATGCATAAGCCAGATAAAAAATGTGGTTACTATGAATTAAGTGCCAGCTGCTCTTCTAATAGAAACAGCTCTTCGTCTGTGTCAAAAAAGCTTTTGGGGGAGGATGTGATAACAGATTATCAAAGTCCAGATGATTCTGTCTGCAGTACCAGATCTTCAAGAAAGAGAGGTAGGTTACTGAGCCCTGATCCAACTAAGGTAATGTTGCATGCTGCGATCGATAATTCCCCATCATCATCACACAGCAAAGTGCATTCAATGCCAGCTACGCATACACTGAAGTTCACTAAAAACTCGAGACAAGTTAGGAAAAACCTCATGGATGCATACAGCGACGTTTCAGTTGGCAATAAAAGGAAGATTGGCACCAGCTCTGAGCTAAGTGAGACCTGGGTTCAGTGTGATGCTTGCAGAAAGTGGCGAAGGTTATCCGATGGAACAAGTCTTGATTCTACCACAGTGTGGTTTTGCACTTTGAACACTGATCCTACACGACAGAAATGCACTGCCCCGGAGGAATCCTGGGATTTTAAGAGAAAGATAACCTATTTGCCAGGATTTTACAAGAAAAATTCTTTGCCTGGAAATGAAGAAAACGTGACATTTTTCACAAACATATTGAAAGATAATGTTACTATGATCAATTCAGAAACCAAGAAGGCTTTGTTATGGTTAGCAAAACTTTCTCCCACAAAACTTCTTGAGATGGAATTTGTTGGTTTGACTCGACCAGTTCTAGATACACGTGCAACTACTGGCAAGGGTGCTCGTCCATATTACAAGATATTCCAAGCATTTGGCCTTGTGAGAAAGATTGAGAAAGGTGTGACTCGCTGGTACTATCCCTCTATGCTTGATGATTTATCTTTTGATTCGGCGGCACTTGGAGCTGCTCTTGAAAAACCTCTGGATTCAACTAGATTTTATTTATCTACAGCCACATTGATAGTGGTGCCTGCTAACTTAATTGATCACTGGACAACACAGATACAACGTCATGTGTCATTGGATACCCTTAATGTTTTTGTGTGGGGAGACCACAAGAAGCCATCTGCTCACAACCTTGCTTGGGGCTATGACATTGTCATAACCACATTCAGCAGACTAAGTGCAGAATGGGGTCCAAAGAAGAGAAGCCCACTAAAGCAGATCCATTGGTTCAGGGTTATACTGGATGAAGGGCACACACTAGGTTCCAGCCTTGCCCTGACAAACAAGTTACAGATGGCTGTCGCTTTGGTTGCATCAAATAGGTGGATATTAACTGGTACACCTACACCAAATACACCAACTAGTCAGGTTGCTCATCTTCACCCCATGCTTAAGTTTCTTCATGATGAAACTTATGGTGAGAACTACCAGTCATGGGACTCTGGGATCCATAGGCCTTTTGAGGCACAAATGGAAGAGGGACGTGTTCGTCTTGTGCAGCTGCTTCAGAGGACTATGATTAGTGCAAGAAAAGCAGACCTGAAAAATATTCCTCCTTGCATAAAGAAGATAACCTACCTAGACTTCAATGAGGGGCATGCAAAAAGTTACAATGAACTGGTAGTTACTATACGCCGAAATATACTGATGGCTGATTGGAATGACCCTTCTCATGTAGAATCCCTTCTTAACCCCAAGCAGTGGAAATTCCGTGCTACTACTTTGAAGAATGTCCGTTTATCTTGCTGTGTTGCCGGGCACATCAAAGTAGCCGAGGCAGGTCAGGATATACAGGAAACAATGGATGAATTGGTGCAGCATGGCCTTGATCCTTCTTCAGATGAATATCAGTTGATAAGATATTCTCTTTTAAACGGTGCCAGTTGTGTCAG GTGTAGAGTTTGGTGTCGCTTGCCTGTTATCACACCCTGTGGACATCTTTTGTGCCTTGACTGTGTAGCTCTTGATAGTGAAAAATGCACATTACCTGGTTGTGGTAATCATTATGAGATGCAGTCTCCTGAGACTCATGCAAGGCCAGAAAATCCAAACCCAAAGTGGCCAGTGCCTAAGGATCTAATCGAGTTGCAGCCTTCATATAAGCAG GATGATTGGGATCCCGATTGGCAATCAACATCTAGCAGCAAAGTTGCTTATTTGATTGAGAAGCTAAGAAGTCTGCGAGAAACTGGGAATAACATAACCAATAGTGTTGGTCATGCTAATACACCATCTTATCAACCACAGGCAATGTTTGACAAAGTCATAATTTTTTCTCAGTTTCTAGAGCATATTCACGTGATTGAACAGCAG CTGACTATTGCTGGAATAATATATGCGGGAATGTATAGTCCGATGCCTCTAGCTAGTAAG AGAAGTGCACTAATGAAGTTCCAGGAGGACCCAACGTGTATGGCTTTAGTCATGGATGGAACTGCTGCACTGGGGCTTGATTTGAGTTTTGTGACTCATGTTTTTCTCATGGAACCAATATGGGATAGGAG TATGGAGGAACAGGTTATTAGTCGGGCACATCGAATGGGGGCTACGCGTCCAATACATGTCGAAACTTTGGCTATGCGTGGTACTGTTGAAGAGCAAATGCTTAAGCTTCTGCAG GATTCTAGCGCCTGCAGAAAAATAGTGAATAAAGGAACAGGCAGCACTGACAATGAAGGAGGCCGGTCTCATCGGAGCCTCCATGATTTTGCTGAAAGCAGCTATCTGTTGCAACTCAGCTTTGTGTAG